TATACgtggtttaaatttattcgatCTTTTTCAACAAATCCCGACTGATTGCTACAGTGAAAGCAATTTTTAACAATCAAAAGCTCTTTTTCGATCCCATTATTGAGAGCTTATCACGTATTTTGTCTATTCCTTACAtccagtttttttctcttctgaaCCGCTTGTCTTACGCATGCTGGCCACTAACCTGTGATTGGGTCCTGCGATATGCGTTCTAATCTTCAAAGTCCCGAGTGCTACATCGCTAGCGCCAGTAATCCTTCTCAAGCTGATGTCTTTCTTTTCGAGTGTGTAAAAAGACACCCACCAGCAGGATGACTTTTTGGCTTATAATCCTTTTCTTGGGATATTTGTCTATTTTCGTATGTGTTCTTATTAAATTCTAAACCACGAACGGTATCAAGGCTAGAAATGAGCATCCGAAGGGGTGTTGGCGAGTGTACGAAAAAATGTACCATCCATCGATTGGAAATCAAACACCATTACAAATTGAGGGTCAGCTTTTGACTGGTAGAGGCCAGAgctagaaaaatatttaagccACATCGAAAGAAGGTCAAGTGTATATTTTTGGCGACAGCGACAATGTCGACATATTCCAATGTCCAAACCGGATGTTGCTGGAGAAAGGATGCAGATGAGTAGTAGCGTCGGTCGATTCTCTCCTTTAGCAGTTTTTCCCCTCTCCATGTGTACGTGTTTATTTTGGTTCTCTTTTTTCCACTAATGGTGGTGGAACGTTGTcgccaggaaaaaaaatctgccaaTGTCGCATTCCATTGGcacgtccaaaaaaaaaatctcagtCTGTTTGATCGATTCAAACGCGGCAAGGTTATGACtttattttcccaatttttttttgttgttatacgggattttttcgttgttgttgtctaCTATAAAACTATCTCAACgtgaaatttattgcacaacagATGAAACACTCTCCCAACACACAAGCAAAACTTAATCGAATAATGAAGCTGGTAAATCGTCCCCTTTACCTATCCAGTCGTCGAATTAAGTCGATTTTAACGATCCAACATGATAGCCGACGATGAGGTAACGATGATAAGAACGCGTGTGGAAAAACGTTCCCCATAAACCGGCTgtagttgaataatttaaccTCACCGTAGCATATTATGAAATGACAAAACGTCACGCAGCGTTGACGTTAAGCTGAAGTTGTCTTTATAACCATAGGCCGTCGGTTAGAATTTCCTTTTGCACCCAGCCTGCGAGTATGCGAGGCTTCTCGATGTAATTGTAAGCGGTTGCGTTTGCGAGAGATTGTGTCACTTGTGTGACGTACGGGTTGACGTTTTTCGGTAGTCAAGAAGCACCAGCTGGATGGATGATTTGGCTTTGGCAGATTAAAAAAGGGCAAAGGTGAATGGGCTATCGTACGTAAATATCAGGCGTGTGTGGGTGGAAAAGTTTCTCCCTCCGGAAACTCATTTGGTTGAAATGGAAATTGCAGACGAAAAGGTCATTAGTTACGTTTGATTGGAGATTTGATGCTTGGAGATAATGAGATCAATGGCAGTATTAGAGTGTCAAGAATTGTTATCAAAACAGTTTAATCAGCTTAACGACATGTTACACCCGAAGGCTTTGATGTAAAGGCGTTCGAAAACCGAAAGACACTAACGACAATTTATTTACCTAGTAATCGATGTAATATCATCAGACAGGAcattaaatattgttcaaGATAAAATCGACTTCATTCCTCATTTTAAGAGTTAGCTCAGTAATGCCTTCATGATCAATCGCATCGTCTAGCATAGTTTCCATTTATGGTCATTCAATGTTGATACCGTCGAAGGAAGATTTCTTGCCAATTCGGTTAAACACGTTCTACAAGACCAGACCTTCCTAACATGGACATATCTTTTCGTCTTGCCTTATGTGTATTACTGTGATTTAATACTACACGGTGTACGTCAACCAATAGCCTCATGATCTTCTTGCTATCAGTATAAGGTATAAAATGTTAGCAATTTGCTTCACGTACTGttcccattttatttttttgcctgtagaagaaaaaaagcacactttGCTCTAGCAATGATTCCTTATTCGGAGGGTGTAAAGCACACTGGGAAGGTGAATCAATGTAATAACGGTTGAAGACGATACTACTTTTGCGTATGCAATTGACAGCAAAGCAAAAGGGTTGGGTGCCTGTTGCAGAGCGCCGGGCTAGCTGTTGATAATTGGGACGTCATGCGCATGAGGATGCAATTGCTGATTTCAATTATTATGCTTATAATTTTGCTGAACCTGCTCTGCTGCAAGTGAAATTGTTAAAAGGGTCTGTACATGAagatttgtacatttttatttcaaaagaaatggaaaacaagaTCCAATTAATGGAGACAGTAGAAAGGTGGCTTTCAGAGGTGTGTTCACACCTTAAAACTATTATCTCTTGAGGAGGTTAAATTCAAtgactatttttttgcaaaccattTCACAGGGGAGAATGCTGGAATGTGCTGCTATCGGTGTGAAATCTGGGCAGCTTCCTAATGAGTGCAGTGAGCTCATTAGCATCATTATGAAACGTATCGTTGTATGAACTCTTCCTATTTGTCTAATTCCAAATAACAGAAGAAACGGATTTTTGAGATGTTCGATAAGACGTGCCTTGTTATGCTCTTGTTTATGGTTTGGCTATTGTGTTTTATAGTGAAATTTGATGAGATTTTATCTGATGAAACATATGTTAGGACTCTCTTATCATTTGGTGtcaaaaaatctttttaatgGCCCTTAGAAGCCTCCCAATTCTAATTCTCAAATCTTTCTACCACGCGTAAATATTCCTCTGAAAGTGATTATTAAACCAACATAGAAGTTAGCACCATCTGCATTTGAAACCTGGAAACATTCCGCTTCTCCGAATATCTCAAGATCTGTTATTGATATCTTCATAGTAAATCATATTAAGATCTCCAAAAACGGactgtaaattgtttgaaagcCTTGAAACATTCAAGAATTCATCATCAAcctgaaagaaaagaaaagcaggTTAATGAGCTCTAGAACGGACCCAGATCATGGACGTCCTCATGAATCACATGTTTCCAGTGCCGCCAAGACTTAATTTACGTGGGTCGCTAGTTTGTGCTGGTGGCGATTTTCTAAAGGCGATGACTCTGCGTCATAACTTCAAAGAGATGGATGGATACGGTCAGCGGCAGAGATTTCTGTagaatgtgtttctttttatttgccatCTCCCTTAACAATGGGGACCAAACTTCTGGCCAAATGATTAATGAAAGCTGCCGTGTCCGGAGCGGTGAGGCACAGATATttcagtgttttattttctcttccctCAAGCACAAGGAGATTGGAATGGGGAGACCACACATCTTCGACGGCTTTCGAACAATTCTAGTAACTtttcatcaactttttttctttgctttttcatttcttGTGCCATTCTTTTGCTCAACGAAATGGATAAATTTGCCAAATCAGTGCACCGCACTCTCGAGCTGGAGTGCGCCGCACGATACAATCACTCCACATCATTGTATCAATTTGTGTAACTGATCGACGAACGACCAAAACCCACACTTGTAATGCTTAATGCCGCGGTCCGGTCACGTTAAGAAAAGCGGCTCGCAACATTATCATCGCGAGCTTTCCTCTTTTGCTACACCATTTCCATTCCCCGACCGGCCGTCAGTTTCGCCAATTATGGCAAGTGAATTGAATGTAGTGCTTCGTCGCAAAGTAAGTAGCGCCACAGTGTTATGGCTGACCAATTAAAGTTAGCATTATCAAACGGAGCTGTAGTTTTTCCGCCACTTCCAGTGTGGAGCAATGCTTTCACTTGGATCGATCACTACTGCTGGAAAGGCACCGTCACGTTTTCTGTTTATCACGAAGTTCTGACAGTAGTTGAAGCGAACTCTTTCGCCTGATTTGAATACTAAGCTGCACGATAAAATTCCTGCCCAACATTTGGACGGGGTGGGTAGTAAAGTTTCACTGCAGACTGCCGACATAAGACAAAAGCAGCTTTCTTGGTGAAGATCTCGCTGAGCCCGGCTTCTGTTATATCGTTACTCGCAAGAGTTGGATTACATTTTACAATCGAATTAGATGACGAGCGTGATctacctaactttttttttctctctctcaccgtACATTCGTATCAAACAAACCTCCATTTGCCACATCAGTCTCTCTATCAAAGGCAATCCGAATGCAGAAATTGAGCCACAATTCGACGCGCGAAACATTCACCCTTTCGCTCAAAACGGGAAAGGCGAATAAGGAAGGGGGTTTATTTTCGCTACCCGAAGGTGGCCCCGGCAAAACATTCTTAGCTGAAGCGAATCGTGCTACCATGTTGCGAATCATCAGCGGCAAAAAGGGTGGCTGCAGCCTTTTTGGTCTGCAGAAGCAATCGCCGTTTTCGCGCGGATGGACATTGCGAAAGAAAGGTAATTAGCAAGTTGGGTTCGTTCTGAACGTAGCCTGATATTGAGGGTTGTGTTTGTGGGGCAGAAGTAAAACGaacaagttttttgttttgctatgcGTTAGGTTTCCTTTATCAAAttttagatgtttttttctgttgcaatttttattttccttggTCTTTGTTGGGTAGATTTGGAGAAGATATTAAACACttggaaatatttattgttcAGCAATTATCTACACGATAAACCATTAAGTTAGTGGTATAATTACAGAATTAATTAAGAATGAGATTTATTCGCCTTTTTTCACTGTACAAAAGACATGAAACttcattattaattaaaaaaattaaattaaaacatataaaacaaaGTATAACAAAAAACGTTCAAGTCGTCTCAAAATACTAAAAACGCAGTTATTCTAAGAGTAAAACagaaacatgaaaatattttactataaCCTGCCAAAGGTTGCGTCTTCCTGTATATCTCGCTCGAATACATTTTAACAGATCTACATTGAAGGAGTAATACACTAGTCAGTAGATGTGTTCCACGGCGTTTAGTTGGCTGTAGCGGGTtagaattcatttattattatcaCTGTCTTTATCGCTTTGTACTGCTCGACGCCGAGCACTGAATCGTGACGGTTTTTATCTAAGCATATTTATGCTTCATTTGAAAGGATTACCTTATTTGCCTTTTGAAAGGGAAGATATCAGCTACGACAGGGAGATGGAGCAAATAAAGTAGGATCTTGAGTTTTTCTCCAAGTATTGTATTGAAGTTTCTTTGAGGCTACTCAAGACCATTAAGCCTTGCGAGAAGTCTCTAGTGGAGTCTCTGTAATATCTGTAACCGCATCTAAACCGTGTCTTCATGCGTTTCTAGCGGGTTGATGGTAACACCGATGGGTACAATTGTTAACCTCCCCAAAGATGCCTTGTGTCATCGAGTTGGAGGGGAGATCTTTTCAGTTATACACTGCTTGGTCTCTGTTTGATATCGACGCCTGGTATTACCCTCCAGGGTGACACACTAGTGGACTCATAACTCGTTCTAACGTTGCCCCGGGGGTAATAGTTGTGCTGTGAAGGTTCAGCTCATTGCATGTTTATACCAGACGTACAACAGCATCCCAATTCAGTGTCTTAATATGTCCGACACAGCGGCTCCACATCTGGCGAGAACGATCgttattatcatcatcatcagttttGGACTCCTTGGACCCGCAGGGTGATCTGAGTGattgtggaaaatttgtaTCCTTACGAAAGAAGCTCGGACTAAAAGAAACCACGTAGTAAAGAATGTGACATagtagaattaaaaaaaaaagtaatcttCTCTGTCACGAACAACGGTTAACAGAGATGAAGGAATGGAAGGCAGGAAAAAAGGGccacataaaaataattccttccTTCCAAATGCTCTTGCACAGCCGGGAGCAAAATAAGACCAGACAAGAAACGTACATATTTGAGTGATCtttgattcattttgtttttctttgcgttgCGGTTTCCTTGAGTTGTGCCATTGAACTTGAGACAGGCGGCACGCTTGTCGCCCGGCCGAAGTGTCGTGGAGTGGTGCGATGACACATTCATCATATGGTGAGAGTGGTGAGAAATTCAAGGAAATGAGCATGATATGGTAGTGTAAATTTTCGAAAGTATCTTGGAGATCTGGTGCATCGGCCGATTGATGAATCAGTTGCATAtataaagtttttgtttgatagAGAAGGAAGTTGCTACTCGAGATCTCATTTGGAAGGTAACCAACCATTGGACAAAACAGATAAATTCGTACAAgaggaataaaacaaacaacataagCACCAAACCATCCAGAGGCAGTCACTTTCTGTCGTGACTCAAACACATTTCAGAGGCAAGTTTCTGAAATAggctaaaaaaaattaacacaaaaagGTTCACCTTatactttgatttttttttttggtgacgaAAACCGACAATTTATGTTCCCATGGTGGAGGGACATATAGCATGTACGAGCATCAACATGCAGTCGCACGCAAATTGGATGAAAGTTTTCGTTGCATATGCACTTTTAATTCGGGCATACAAGTAAGACGACTGGGTTATGAAGGGGTGGAAGGGAGTGGTGGAGACTGTCAAGAAGTAAAGGGAAATAAATGTCTACAATGCTGCAAACAAAATCGCTCAATAGAGTTAGCGACTATGGGAGGCTGCTGCTGTATCTTGGTGCCGGTACTGTCGGGCGTTGTCATCTTTGTCGTCTAGAGTGTTGGGGATACATTTTGCTCGTTTTAATTTACTCCCTCCTCGCCCCTCCCTTGTTTGGAGACTTGCGATTGACGTTGCGGATGGTGTCtggtgtctggtgcttagatgcTGCCTGTGGCCACAGTGGTGAGAACTGCAAACTGCTCAACGTCTCATGAGTTTGGCCGGAGTTTGGAGCTCGTTGCCGAATGCGTTGTGGTTGTTGTGGGCCGGCAAACGAGGTGAGATGTAATGGTAATTGCGGAGCACCAGGGGCTGATACGGCGGCTCTGCAATGTCAAGTTTGCTGTCTTTGGCTTCATTTAGGCAAGTTGATTTTAGTGGAAGGAAGCGGAGTCACCACGACACAAAAACCCGGGCGCTATTTACGGAGGTCTTGTGAAATATTATGGGAACTTGTTACTTGCCATCCTTGTCGGAGAGGGTAgagtcaattttcaattttctcccGGGGGAAAGTTTTGTGAAGAAATGGTTTCGAAATTGTGATGAGATTTGGTGATGTCAGGAATGTCTTTTTGGTGACTTAGAAAATGGTTTTGTCAACATCCAGACAATAAAATCTAAGGCATATTGAATTAAGTGTTTTATCATGTTATAGTTCAACCTTCGTATGAGATCTGACGCTTCGATTCTGATCTCTTATAACAGCCTTCCAAGAAATCTGAAGTACATTAGAAGGAAATTATTACAAGGAAGTTGTTAAGTGATACTATAAACACTTACCAGTAACTCGTCGTAACTTCTAAGTAAAATCAATTCCGCACGACTTCTAAAATGCAATGAGACCCTAGTTCAAGAATAACTAATTCCTTCTTTACCGTTGTTTTGCATCCACTTACCCGGAAGGTTAATTGTACAATTTGCCATTCTTGTCCACAAGTCTTCATCCAGGTTGCTGGTCGTATTTAGAATTAGCAAATCAAATTTACAGCAgtaaaacagcaaacacagaACGTTGAAACCGCATTTGAACAGAGAAGTATAGGCGAGAAATTATTCCAAAGTCAATCGTAGCTAAGGGTTTGGGTCATCGATTATAGTAACATTTTTGCTCTGCTGCACTCtgaggtttttgtttatgtGGTACGTAATGGTTCTAGCGTGGGGATGATGGCAACCCCGTGCGGTTGCCCTAATGCTTGTGGTTTATGCATTCCGTCAAATCGAttctttcaatcaattttcctGTCTACTGAATTCGCTAAAACTAGTCATCCTTCACTGGCAGAGTTGGGTGTGTAATAGGGAGGTGGGATGAATTATGGAGAAAGGATCTTAACGGAGGAATAATATGTGTGATCTCACCCGCTTCGACATAAGTTCACTGGAATAGATGGAGGTCGATACGCTCATTATAATTCTTGTCGAGACCCATGGAAGATTTCTTCACCCATAAAAACGATCACGCAATAGTGAAAGAGGTTGCTCTTTCTGAAACAAAACTGACACCGAAGGCGGTTCCATTTGGCGTCACGATAATAAAAAACCTTCCCGTACTGAGCTGTCAACGgttttgggaaggaaaaacaaacaccgtcCGTTCTGGattagtttgtttgtatttatttatgttaatCCTTACCATTTTCTTCACTCATCGTTACTTGCCTCGGTTCGCACTGTACCGTGGCTATGTGTGCGCTAATGTTTTTGAAcatgggtttttgttgtttgtgcacAAACTTGTCCGTTTGTTAAACTTTTGCTGCTACCTATGCTAATGCACACGCCGGTGTGGCGCGATTCTTTCTCCCTTCGCGGAATGCTGTGATTGACGTTTTGCTTCCACTTTGAGCAGGTACGCAAGGTGAGTTTTTGTGTGCTAGCGAGCTAAAAAGTTTGCTGATATCCAACGGAATCTTTAGCATTTCagccggtttttgtttgttttttgctgccaTGACCGAATGGTACGATTGATTGTTGCAAGAGGCAAATCTGCAACGATGCGCTTTTTCTCCATGGAATGGAAATGTAATGCACCTAGcaaggaaaacgaaaagaaaaagagacacAAAACTTCGTTATAACGAACAGCAATCACGGAGCAAAacttatttgttatttatgtAGCCCGAGTACGATTGATCggaattcgatttttttgttggatagTAAGTGAGGTGCGTGCCAAACGTAAATTGTAGCCAAGGGTTCAATCTGCGCTgtatataaaatattgatcTCATCATTTGTAGCGGTTTCGGAAACCGATAACTTTGACTGATTCTTCGATTAACCTTTATGCACTTTACATTTCCCTTCTTGGAACTGATACTGGACTGCTGGAAGCCTCGTAGTTATAGCTCTAACGATTACTTACACAAATTCTATGTAGAATACTATAGCCTGGACTTGGACAGCATCAAATGCACTATAAACACTATGTATCTATTTGGCTTTTGGACGGTATTAAACAATTAGTGAAATATGcatataaaaatacatttctcgtgtgtttataaattttgcaggTTGATATAGAAAAACACGTTCTCGTCCCTTCCCCAGTTGCTCCATGATGTGTACCATCGACGATTATTGGACGGCAGGGAACGACACAAGACCTTGCTGACACTGACAAGCAGTGTGTGCACTAATTGTTGGAACTCTCACAACAAAGACGCAAAACAACCAAGAACTCTCGCGATAAAAGACTATATCATGTATGCTAGATAGAGTGGATTGGTGTCTGACTGATTTGTTGATGGTTGTTCTGTTCTATGTATTTTCTGTTGTCTTTGTGTCGTTATGTGTGTTGTAACTAAACCTTCAagtgggaaaagaaaatgttggaCGATAAATAGAAATCAGCGTGAGGAGTTTCTCGTGAGAATGTTGAAGATCTCCAAACTTTGGAGATAGTGTACAAGATCTAGTAAGTTCTCGGGCACATACAGCAAAGGTACATTGAAGAATCGAACCATTCTCAAACACATCGACCAAGACACTAGCAGACACATAGCTCACAATGCTAGAGGAAGAGCTAGAGATAGCGCTGAAGGTGATCGTAGTCGGGAATGGTGGCGTAGGCAAAACCTCCATGGTTCAGCGATACTGCAAAGGCATCTACACGAAGGACTACAAGAAAACGATCGGGGTGGACTTTCTCGAGCGGCAGATCGAAATCGATGGCGAGGATATACGGATAATGCTGTGGGATACGGCAGGACAGGAGGAGTTCGATGCCATCACGAAGGCGTACTACCGTGGTGCACAAGCGTGCGTACTTACCTTCAGCACCACCGACCGTGCCTCGTTCGAAGCGATCCGCGAATGGAAGCGTAAGGTGGAGAACGAATGCAGCGAAATTCCGACCGTACTAGTCCAGAACAAGATAGACCTGATGGATCAGGCCGTGGTGTCGTTCGAGGAGGCGGAAGCGCTCGCGCACGCACTCGGCTGTCGGTTGATCCGCACGTCCGTCAAGGAGGACGTTAATGTGGCGACTGTGTTCCGATATCTGGCGACCAAGTGTCACCAGATGATGAAGCAACAGTACAGCCAGTCGGCCCCAATCAGCCAGCCGACGATCAGTGCCTTTAGTCCGACGTTTCAGTCGAAAGCTGCCAGCAACACGATCACCCTGACGAGGCCATTGGTGAAGCGCAAACCGTTACAGAAGCGTTGCGGGATATTCTAGCGATCTTGTAGATTTAGTGTATGTTACGTTGTTGTTCGTTTTTAGGTATAGATGAATATTGACTGTGTAGTGGAAGATGTACCTCCAAGCATCGTTGGATGCAGAAGACTAAAAATACTCACATGGAAGACTATATACCAACGAGTGCCTCAAAACATGTACGTGTACGTGCTGTGTACTAACCTTGAGTTGTAGACCCAATAGTTAGAGCTTATTCAACCCTTAGCTTTTCGGCATTCATAAATGAAGGAACTCGTGAAATAATTCACTATCCCGCTTCTACAAGTTCCAttcacaattttaattaatcatcTCAATCTACAAAAAACCGGCTCTGCTTTATATTCTGCTCCGAAATGTATAATTATCTAAAGAAACTATTCCCATGCGGCAAACCGGCTCCCGGGGGAACTAACCCACGAAAGGCCTCGTGAGTTGAAAGCGGGTCGCAGATAATCTTCCAAAATTAGCGGTCTTGCGGATAACGGTCATCATTACATACCATTTTCGCGATGATCCCGATTAGCTAAACAGCCATGCCGGTAGGTTGAAGGTGGTAAAGCTAGCTAAAGCATTACACGAAAGGAGTGATAGGGAAGGAAAAGCGACAAACGCGGTGACAAATTTAATCGAAATAGCAGAAGCGTGTTTTCTTCTGGTGGTGCAGTTTTCTCACACAGAAATAAAGTGAACGGCCTGGAGCGGGTAGGAGTTTGCAATCAAGCGCTGAAGTGTGGTGTGGGTTAATTAAAGGCTCGAAAATGCGACTGTAAAACAATACTCATAATTAGGCGTTTGTATAGGAGGCGGCAGTTGTTGGTGTGCAAAAACATATAAAGGAAAAAGGGGAACTCCATTAATTGTTCGATCGAGCGAACAAGGAAAGTAGTCGAGACGAAGTCAATCATGCTCAAACGTTACGTTACAGCTTAGTTAAAGAAAATagtaacagcagcagtagtgaAAAGGTA
The DNA window shown above is from Anopheles funestus chromosome 3RL, idAnoFuneDA-416_04, whole genome shotgun sequence and carries:
- the LOC125768067 gene encoding ras-related protein Rab-23, which translates into the protein MLEEELEIALKVIVVGNGGVGKTSMVQRYCKGIYTKDYKKTIGVDFLERQIEIDGEDIRIMLWDTAGQEEFDAITKAYYRGAQACVLTFSTTDRASFEAIREWKRKVENECSEIPTVLVQNKIDLMDQAVVSFEEAEALAHALGCRLIRTSVKEDVNVATVFRYLATKCHQMMKQQYSQSAPISQPTISAFSPTFQSKAASNTITLTRPLVKRKPLQKRCGIF